A genomic region of Clavibacter michiganensis subsp. insidiosus contains the following coding sequences:
- the ndk gene encoding nucleoside-diphosphate kinase — translation MSAPVQETLVLVKPDGVARGLTGEILRRIEAKGYQIVDLRMVQAERALLEQHYEEHQGKPFYAPLVEFMESGPIVAVRVAGNRAIEGFRSLAGTTDPTLAVPGTIRGDLGRDWGLAVAQNLVHGSDSPESAARELALWF, via the coding sequence ATGTCCGCTCCCGTCCAGGAGACCCTCGTCCTCGTCAAGCCCGACGGCGTCGCCCGCGGCCTCACCGGCGAGATCCTCCGCCGCATCGAGGCCAAGGGCTACCAGATCGTCGACCTCCGCATGGTGCAGGCCGAGCGCGCCCTGCTCGAGCAGCACTACGAGGAGCACCAGGGCAAGCCGTTCTACGCGCCGCTCGTCGAGTTCATGGAATCGGGCCCGATCGTCGCCGTGCGCGTCGCCGGGAACCGCGCCATCGAGGGCTTCCGCTCGCTCGCCGGCACGACCGATCCGACGCTCGCCGTCCCCGGCACGATCCGCGGGGACCTCGGCCGCGACTGGGGCCTCGCCGTGGCGCAGAACCTCGTGCACGGGAGCGACTCGCCCGAGTCGGCCGCGCGCGAGCTCGCGCTCTGGTTCTAG
- the obgE gene encoding GTPase ObgE: MATFVDTVTLHLRAGNGGNGCVSVRREKFKPLAGPDGGNGGNGGDIVLVADPQVTTLLAYHRGPHRSSRNGGPGMGDHRHGTLGEALELPVPVGTVVKDVDGNELADMATPGMRFVAAEAGQGGLGNASLATTKRKAPGFALLGTRGYEGDVVLELKVVADVALVGYPSAGKSSLVAAISAAKPKIADYPFTTLHPNLGVVEVADSRYTVADVPGLIEGASEGKGLGLEFLRHVERCSALLHVLDCATLDPGRDPISDLDIILTELAAYPVPDGQVPLLERPQLIALNKIDVPEARELAELVRPELEARGYRVFDISTVSHDGLRQLSFALAELVEDARTKAAEEPEAPRIVLRPRAVNEKPFVIRVDGGSYGDIYRVIGTKPERWVQQTDFTNDEAVGYLADRLAKLGVEDGLFKAGAVAGSSVVIGEGDGIVFDWEPTLTSTAELITSPRGADARVDPISRRTNQARREDYFARMDAKAEARAQLVREGEAGLWADEDGTDEDASSDAKA; this comes from the coding sequence ATGGCGACATTCGTCGACACCGTGACCCTCCACCTGCGGGCGGGAAACGGCGGCAACGGCTGCGTCTCGGTCCGCCGCGAGAAGTTCAAGCCCCTCGCGGGACCCGACGGCGGCAACGGCGGCAACGGCGGCGACATCGTCCTCGTCGCCGACCCCCAGGTCACCACGCTGCTGGCATACCACCGCGGGCCCCACCGCTCGTCCCGCAACGGCGGACCCGGCATGGGCGACCACCGCCACGGCACGCTCGGCGAGGCGCTCGAGCTCCCCGTCCCCGTGGGCACCGTCGTCAAGGACGTCGACGGCAACGAGCTCGCCGACATGGCCACGCCCGGCATGCGCTTCGTCGCCGCCGAGGCCGGCCAGGGCGGGCTCGGCAACGCGTCGCTCGCCACCACGAAGCGCAAGGCCCCCGGATTCGCGCTGCTCGGCACGCGCGGCTACGAGGGCGACGTCGTCCTCGAGCTGAAGGTCGTCGCCGACGTGGCGCTCGTGGGCTACCCGTCCGCGGGCAAGTCGAGCCTCGTCGCCGCCATCTCGGCCGCCAAGCCGAAGATCGCCGACTACCCCTTCACCACGCTGCACCCGAACCTCGGCGTCGTCGAGGTCGCGGACTCGCGCTACACCGTCGCCGACGTGCCCGGGCTCATCGAGGGCGCGAGCGAGGGCAAGGGCCTCGGCCTCGAGTTCCTCCGCCACGTCGAGCGCTGCTCGGCCCTGCTCCACGTGCTCGACTGCGCGACGCTGGATCCCGGACGCGACCCCATCTCGGACCTCGACATCATCCTCACGGAGCTCGCCGCGTACCCGGTGCCGGACGGCCAGGTGCCGCTGCTCGAGCGTCCGCAGCTCATCGCGCTCAACAAGATCGACGTCCCCGAGGCCCGGGAGCTCGCGGAGCTCGTGCGTCCGGAGCTCGAGGCCCGCGGCTACCGCGTGTTCGACATCTCCACGGTGAGCCACGACGGCCTGCGCCAGCTCTCCTTCGCCCTCGCCGAGCTGGTCGAGGACGCCCGGACGAAGGCCGCGGAGGAGCCCGAGGCACCGCGCATCGTGCTGCGTCCCCGCGCGGTCAACGAGAAGCCGTTCGTCATCCGCGTGGACGGCGGCAGCTACGGCGACATCTACCGGGTCATCGGCACCAAGCCCGAGCGCTGGGTGCAGCAGACCGACTTCACGAACGACGAGGCCGTCGGCTACCTCGCCGACCGGCTCGCCAAGCTCGGCGTCGAGGACGGCCTGTTCAAGGCCGGCGCGGTGGCCGGATCCAGCGTCGTCATCGGCGAGGGCGACGGCATCGTCTTCGACTGGGAGCCCACCCTCACCTCGACCGCGGAGCTCATCACGAGCCCCCGTGGAGCGGACGCCCGCGTCGACCCGATCAGCCGCCGCACCAACCAGGCGCGCCGCGAGGACTACTTCGCCCGCATGGACGCCAAGGCCGAGGCCCGCGCCCAGCTCGTGCGCGAGGGCGAGGCCGGCCTCTGGGCGGACGAGGACGGGACGGACGAGGACGCGTCCTCGGACGCGAAGGCGTAG
- a CDS encoding vitamin K epoxide reductase family protein, producing the protein MTATRAPAHPRSLAVLLVVTGVVGWIGAFVLVLDRLHLLENPGASLSCDVNPFISCATVIESPQGSLFGFPNPLIGVAAFVVPIVIGMALVAGARFARWFWTLFALGTFAGWVFVTWLFTQSVFVIGALCPYCLLVWSAMIPLWWGTLSATARAGLLPLPAGIRRAADAVAPYTWAVVVLNYAIIVVAIIATFPALIPTLLG; encoded by the coding sequence ATGACCGCGACCCGGGCCCCCGCGCACCCCCGCTCCCTGGCCGTCCTGCTCGTCGTCACGGGCGTCGTCGGCTGGATCGGCGCGTTCGTGCTCGTGCTCGACCGGCTGCACCTGCTGGAGAACCCGGGCGCGTCGCTGTCGTGCGACGTCAACCCGTTCATCTCCTGCGCCACCGTCATCGAGTCGCCGCAGGGATCGCTGTTCGGCTTCCCCAACCCGCTCATCGGCGTGGCCGCATTCGTGGTGCCCATCGTCATCGGCATGGCCCTCGTGGCGGGCGCCCGGTTCGCACGCTGGTTCTGGACGCTGTTCGCGCTGGGGACGTTCGCCGGCTGGGTCTTCGTGACGTGGCTCTTCACCCAGAGCGTCTTCGTCATCGGCGCGCTCTGCCCCTACTGCCTGCTCGTGTGGAGCGCGATGATCCCGCTGTGGTGGGGCACGCTGTCCGCCACCGCCCGTGCGGGGCTCCTGCCGCTGCCCGCGGGGATCCGACGCGCCGCCGACGCCGTGGCGCCGTACACGTGGGCGGTCGTGGTGCTCAACTACGCCATCATCGTCGTCGCCATCATCGCGACGTTCCCGGCCCTCATCCCGACGCTGCTCGGCTGA
- a CDS encoding DUF4233 domain-containing protein has protein sequence MSADGRPARTRRPRPPRTTVEILGSIVMGFQVIVVFLASLVAFGLEALPALPALGGGALLVLAMLAVVGALRTPLGIRAGWVVQVLVVLTGFVLPAMFAVGGFFLLLWIYAMVQGARIDREKAAARGAWEQAMLDEQAAAGGTPAPGDDRPTDHRPTTEPPAPAK, from the coding sequence GTGAGCGCCGACGGCCGACCGGCCCGCACCAGGCGGCCACGCCCGCCCCGCACGACGGTCGAGATCCTCGGATCCATCGTGATGGGCTTCCAGGTCATCGTCGTGTTCCTCGCGAGCCTCGTCGCGTTCGGCCTCGAGGCCCTGCCGGCGCTCCCCGCGCTCGGCGGCGGCGCCCTGCTCGTCCTCGCCATGCTCGCCGTCGTCGGCGCCCTGCGCACCCCGCTCGGCATCCGCGCCGGATGGGTCGTGCAGGTGCTCGTCGTCCTCACGGGCTTCGTGCTCCCCGCCATGTTCGCGGTCGGCGGCTTCTTCCTGCTCCTCTGGATCTACGCCATGGTGCAGGGCGCCCGGATCGACCGCGAGAAGGCCGCCGCGCGCGGCGCATGGGAGCAGGCCATGCTCGACGAGCAGGCCGCGGCGGGCGGCACCCCCGCGCCGGGCGACGACCGCCCCACCGACCACCGACCGACCACCGAGCCGCCGGCTCCCGCCAAGTAG
- the rpmA gene encoding 50S ribosomal protein L27, whose product MAHKKGASSTRNGRDSNAQRLGVKRFGGQVVGAGEIIVRQRGTHFHPGVNVGRGGDDTLFALSAGSVEFGVKGGRKVVNIVVPA is encoded by the coding sequence ATGGCACACAAGAAGGGCGCGAGCTCTACCCGCAACGGCCGTGACTCGAACGCCCAGCGCCTCGGCGTGAAGCGCTTCGGCGGCCAGGTCGTCGGCGCCGGCGAGATCATCGTCCGCCAGCGCGGCACGCACTTCCACCCCGGCGTCAACGTCGGCCGTGGCGGCGACGACACGCTGTTCGCCCTGTCCGCCGGCTCGGTGGAGTTCGGCGTCAAGGGCGGCCGCAAGGTCGTCAACATCGTCGTCCCGGCCTAG
- a CDS encoding Rne/Rng family ribonuclease has protein sequence MVERDENTGRRRPSLFERLTGRRAETTAATGTGGTPALSASATPEASGSPAASEAKGHTLNENDDTRSTPDETEAPVVRRSRRASTPASAPAVAQPDDASVDASASASAPAASEEAAAEQPAARAPRKRAPRKAAVPAEQEAPAAEQSAAETTDDEPAAAEPVGAPAAEAPAAPTRTVRSLSVVFQAPDIAPLPPRRERDDRRDDRRDDRRDDSRDEDDDLDRDERPSRSSRRGRGQDRGQDRSTGRDGRGRDTRDDDHDDEDDSPSVRRRARRRSGEEGRDGDDAPGTVVKVRTPREPELITEPQRIKGSTRLEAKKQRRRDGRDAGRRRPVLTESEYLARRESVDRSMIVRSRDGKIQIGVLEDQVLVEHYVARADEASLIGNVYLGRVQNVLPSMEAAFIDIGRGRNAVLYSGEVDWEAANADKGPGNHARRIEVALKPGDRVLVQVTKDPVGHKGARLTSQVSLPGRYLVYVPNGSMNGISRKLPDTERARLKKTLKEVLPENVGVIVRTAAEGATEEQLKLDVERLTSQWAEISRQVEKAQAPALLHSEPDLLLKIIRDVFNEDFRELVIDGGDAQEIIEGYLRGVAPDLIDRVQTYSGEKDSFDHHRVSEQIEKALDRKVWLPSGGSLVIDRTEAMTVVDVNTGKFVGSGGNLEETVTKNNLEAAEEIVRQMRLRDIGGIIVVDFIDMVLESNRDLVLRRLVECLSRDRTKHQVAEVTSLGLVQMTRKKLGLGLLESFSENCETCAGRGIIIHHDPLMAHKQTPQEPVQGQGRRRGGKGQQDQGTGNGGNGSNGGGGANGGAQAQPPRTPAASTHSITDDARSALAKIATSTIQTVNDAIGRVEDVVRTPDESTDAATPVESAPVEEQPRGDRPRRSRGGRGRASSATAEASDRQEAQAPAAEAPSAPAEDPTPADAAVEEPALSTLEPREAIRLEPVQILDIPVASTRTAPRRVSSADAEQLLGSVLDALPQPKEPGQGRSRSRRVSTQTLTTPAPVDDAS, from the coding sequence ATGGTGGAGAGAGACGAGAACACCGGCAGGAGGCGACCCAGCCTCTTCGAGCGGCTCACGGGCCGCCGCGCCGAGACGACCGCGGCGACGGGGACCGGCGGCACGCCCGCCCTCTCCGCGTCCGCGACCCCCGAGGCGAGCGGCAGTCCCGCCGCCTCCGAAGCGAAGGGCCACACCCTGAACGAGAACGACGACACCCGGTCCACGCCCGACGAGACGGAGGCGCCGGTCGTCCGACGCTCCCGCCGCGCGAGCACCCCCGCATCCGCGCCCGCGGTCGCCCAGCCGGACGACGCCAGCGTCGACGCGTCCGCCTCGGCCTCCGCACCCGCGGCCTCCGAGGAGGCTGCCGCCGAGCAGCCCGCCGCCCGGGCGCCCCGGAAGCGCGCCCCGCGCAAGGCCGCCGTCCCGGCCGAGCAGGAGGCGCCCGCCGCCGAGCAGTCCGCCGCCGAGACGACGGACGACGAGCCCGCGGCGGCCGAGCCGGTCGGCGCGCCCGCCGCCGAGGCGCCCGCCGCGCCGACGCGCACCGTCCGCTCCCTCTCCGTCGTCTTCCAGGCCCCGGACATCGCGCCACTGCCTCCCCGCCGCGAGCGGGACGACCGCCGGGACGACCGCCGGGACGACCGCCGGGACGACTCGCGTGACGAGGACGACGACCTCGACCGCGACGAGCGTCCCTCGCGCTCGTCGCGCCGCGGCCGTGGACAGGACCGCGGCCAGGACCGCAGCACCGGACGCGACGGTCGGGGCCGCGACACCCGCGACGACGACCACGACGACGAGGACGACTCGCCGTCGGTCCGCCGCCGCGCGCGCCGCCGCTCCGGCGAGGAGGGCCGCGACGGCGACGACGCGCCCGGCACGGTCGTCAAGGTCCGCACGCCGCGCGAGCCCGAGCTCATCACCGAGCCGCAGCGGATCAAGGGATCCACGCGCCTCGAGGCCAAGAAGCAGCGCCGCCGCGACGGCCGCGACGCCGGACGCCGCCGTCCGGTCCTCACCGAGTCCGAGTACCTGGCACGCCGCGAGTCCGTCGACCGCAGCATGATCGTCCGCTCGCGCGACGGCAAGATCCAGATCGGCGTGCTGGAGGACCAGGTGCTCGTCGAGCACTACGTCGCCCGCGCCGACGAGGCGTCGCTCATCGGCAACGTCTACCTCGGCCGCGTCCAGAACGTGCTGCCCAGCATGGAGGCCGCCTTCATCGACATCGGCCGCGGCCGCAACGCCGTGCTGTACTCCGGCGAGGTCGACTGGGAGGCCGCCAACGCCGACAAGGGGCCGGGCAACCACGCCCGCCGCATCGAGGTCGCGCTGAAGCCCGGCGACCGGGTGCTCGTCCAGGTCACCAAGGACCCGGTCGGCCACAAGGGCGCGCGCCTCACGAGCCAGGTGAGCCTCCCCGGCCGCTACCTCGTGTACGTGCCCAACGGGTCCATGAACGGCATCAGCCGCAAGCTCCCCGACACCGAGCGCGCGCGCCTCAAGAAGACGCTCAAGGAGGTGCTGCCCGAGAACGTGGGCGTCATCGTCCGCACCGCCGCCGAGGGCGCGACCGAGGAGCAGCTGAAGCTCGACGTCGAGCGCCTCACGTCGCAGTGGGCCGAGATCAGCCGCCAGGTCGAGAAGGCGCAGGCGCCCGCGCTCCTGCACTCGGAGCCCGACCTGCTGCTGAAGATCATCCGCGACGTCTTCAACGAGGACTTCCGCGAGCTCGTGATCGACGGCGGCGACGCCCAGGAGATCATCGAGGGCTACCTCCGCGGCGTGGCGCCCGACCTCATCGACCGGGTGCAGACGTACTCGGGCGAGAAGGACTCGTTCGACCACCACCGCGTGAGCGAGCAGATCGAGAAGGCGCTCGACCGCAAGGTCTGGCTGCCCTCCGGCGGCTCGCTCGTCATCGACCGCACCGAGGCCATGACCGTGGTCGACGTCAACACGGGGAAGTTCGTCGGATCCGGCGGCAACCTCGAGGAGACCGTCACCAAGAACAACCTCGAGGCCGCGGAGGAGATCGTCCGCCAGATGCGCCTGCGCGACATCGGCGGCATCATCGTCGTCGACTTCATCGACATGGTGCTCGAGTCGAACCGCGACCTCGTGCTCCGCCGCCTGGTGGAGTGCCTCAGCCGCGACCGCACCAAGCACCAGGTCGCCGAGGTCACCTCGCTCGGCCTCGTGCAGATGACCCGCAAGAAGCTCGGCCTCGGGCTGCTCGAGTCGTTCTCCGAGAACTGCGAGACGTGCGCCGGGCGGGGGATCATCATCCACCACGACCCGCTCATGGCCCACAAGCAGACGCCGCAGGAGCCCGTGCAGGGCCAGGGTCGCCGTCGTGGCGGCAAGGGCCAGCAGGACCAGGGCACCGGCAACGGGGGCAACGGGAGCAACGGCGGCGGTGGCGCGAACGGCGGCGCCCAGGCGCAGCCGCCGCGCACGCCCGCGGCCAGCACGCACAGCATCACCGACGACGCGCGCTCCGCCCTCGCGAAGATCGCCACGAGCACCATCCAGACGGTCAACGACGCGATCGGCCGGGTCGAGGACGTCGTGCGCACGCCGGACGAGAGCACCGACGCGGCGACGCCGGTCGAGTCCGCTCCCGTCGAGGAGCAGCCTCGCGGCGACCGCCCGCGTCGGAGCCGCGGGGGTCGGGGACGCGCGTCGTCCGCGACCGCCGAGGCGTCGGACCGCCAGGAGGCCCAGGCGCCCGCCGCCGAGGCGCCGTCCGCTCCCGCCGAGGACCCGACGCCGGCCGACGCGGCCGTGGAGGAGCCCGCACTGTCGACGCTCGAGCCGCGCGAGGCCATCCGCCTCGAGCCGGTGCAGATCCTCGACATCCCCGTCGCGAGCACCCGCACGGCCCCGCGCCGCGTGAGCTCGGCCGACGCGGAGCAGCTCCTCGGCTCCGTGCTCGACGCGTTGCCGCAGCCCAAGGAGCCCGGACAGGGGCGGTCGCGCAGCCGTCGGGTCTCGACGCAGACGCTGACGACGCCGGCCCCGGTCGACGACGCGAGCTGA
- the nadD gene encoding nicotinate-nucleotide adenylyltransferase, whose protein sequence is MTTPATPRLRIGVMGGTFDPIHNGHLVAASEVQQHLQLDEVIFVPTGQPWQKQTVTDGEHRYLMTVIATAANPRFTVSRVDIDRAGTTYTIDTLRDIRRTHPDAELFFITGADAIQQILGWKDVAELWDLAHFVAVTRPGHDLTESGLPHADVRLLEVPALAISSTDCRIRVGRGFPVWYLVPDGVVQYISKHHLYRSPQ, encoded by the coding sequence ATGACGACACCCGCGACCCCGCGCCTCCGCATCGGGGTCATGGGCGGCACGTTCGACCCCATCCACAACGGCCACCTCGTCGCCGCGAGCGAGGTGCAGCAGCACCTCCAGCTCGACGAGGTGATCTTCGTCCCCACCGGGCAGCCGTGGCAGAAGCAGACCGTCACGGACGGCGAGCACCGCTACCTGATGACCGTGATCGCCACGGCGGCCAACCCGCGCTTCACCGTCAGCCGCGTCGACATCGACCGCGCGGGCACCACGTACACGATCGACACGCTCCGCGACATCCGGCGCACGCACCCGGACGCGGAGCTGTTCTTCATCACCGGCGCGGACGCGATCCAGCAGATCCTGGGCTGGAAGGACGTCGCCGAGCTGTGGGACCTGGCGCACTTCGTCGCCGTCACCCGCCCCGGGCACGACCTCACCGAGAGCGGCCTCCCGCACGCCGACGTAAGATTGCTGGAGGTCCCGGCGCTGGCGATCTCCTCGACCGACTGCCGGATCCGAGTCGGACGCGGTTTCCCCGTGTGGTACCTCGTCCCCGACGGA
- the proB gene encoding glutamate 5-kinase, whose protein sequence is MGTASRAGIASARRIVVKVGSSSISGENAGQIAPLVDAIASVHAHGAEIVLVSSGAIATGMPFLRLDDRPADLATQQAAAAVGQSVLIFRYQESLDRYGIVAGQVLLTAGDLAAPDHRENAQRAMERLLGLRLLPIVNENDTVATHEIRFGDNDRLAALVARLVDADLLLLLSDVDALYTRPPEEPGARRIQHVPFGDELEGVEVGSTGTGVGTGGAVTKVAAARLAAEAGTGVLLTSTAQVAEALAGAHVGTWFAPRG, encoded by the coding sequence GTGGGCACGGCCTCGCGCGCGGGCATCGCGTCCGCGCGGCGCATCGTCGTGAAGGTCGGCTCGTCGTCCATCAGCGGGGAGAACGCCGGGCAGATCGCCCCGCTCGTGGACGCCATCGCGTCCGTGCACGCGCACGGCGCCGAGATCGTGCTCGTGTCCTCCGGCGCCATCGCGACGGGGATGCCCTTCCTCCGCCTCGACGACCGACCGGCCGACCTCGCCACCCAGCAGGCGGCGGCGGCGGTGGGCCAGAGCGTGCTGATCTTCCGGTACCAGGAGAGCCTCGACCGCTACGGGATCGTCGCGGGCCAGGTGCTCCTCACGGCCGGCGACCTCGCCGCACCCGACCACCGCGAGAACGCGCAACGCGCCATGGAGCGTCTGCTGGGCCTCCGGCTGCTGCCGATCGTCAACGAGAACGACACCGTGGCCACGCACGAGATCCGCTTCGGCGACAACGACCGGCTGGCGGCGCTCGTCGCCCGCCTGGTGGACGCCGACCTGCTCCTCCTCCTCTCGGACGTGGACGCGCTCTACACGCGGCCGCCGGAGGAGCCCGGAGCCCGGCGCATCCAGCACGTGCCGTTCGGCGACGAGCTCGAGGGCGTCGAGGTCGGCAGCACCGGGACGGGCGTCGGCACCGGGGGAGCCGTCACCAAGGTCGCCGCCGCGCGCCTGGCCGCCGAGGCGGGCACCGGGGTCCTCCTCACGTCGACCGCGCAGGTCGCGGAGGCCCTCGCCGGCGCGCACGTCGGCACCTGGTTCGCGCCCCGCGGCTGA
- a CDS encoding DUF4031 domain-containing protein, with amino-acid sequence MSVLLDRPAWPAHGRLWAHLVSDASLEELHAFARAAGIPERAFDRDHYDVPDERHAELVARGAEPVSNRDLVRRLQASGLRVTQLERRAAGT; translated from the coding sequence ATGAGCGTGCTCCTCGATCGACCGGCCTGGCCCGCGCACGGACGGCTCTGGGCGCACCTCGTGAGCGACGCGTCGCTCGAGGAGCTGCACGCCTTCGCCCGGGCGGCGGGCATCCCGGAGCGCGCCTTCGACCGCGACCACTACGACGTGCCCGATGAGCGGCACGCGGAGCTGGTCGCGCGCGGCGCGGAGCCGGTCTCGAACCGCGACCTCGTGCGTCGGCTGCAGGCGAGCGGCCTGCGGGTCACCCAGCTGGAGCGGCGCGCGGCCGGCACCTGA
- the rplU gene encoding 50S ribosomal protein L21 translates to MVYAVVRAGGRQEKVEVGTIVTMDRVKNQQSGKVVLPAVLLVDGDTITTDAAKLADVTVSAEILNDLRGPKIVIQKFKNKTGYKKRQGHRQDLTRVQVTEIN, encoded by the coding sequence GTGGTTTACGCAGTTGTGCGCGCCGGCGGTCGGCAGGAGAAGGTCGAGGTCGGGACCATCGTGACGATGGACCGGGTCAAGAACCAGCAGAGCGGCAAGGTCGTGCTCCCCGCGGTCCTGCTCGTCGACGGCGACACCATCACCACGGACGCCGCGAAGCTCGCCGACGTCACCGTCAGCGCCGAGATCCTGAACGACCTCCGCGGTCCCAAGATCGTCATCCAGAAGTTCAAGAACAAGACCGGGTACAAGAAGCGCCAGGGGCACCGCCAGGACCTCACGCGCGTCCAGGTCACCGAGATCAACTAG
- a CDS encoding glutamate-5-semialdehyde dehydrogenase — protein MPSNASGAPDTVPADPTTSPADALERILEAARAASTDLAATTSGRRDAALDAIATALVAGADRIIAANAEDLGAGRSSGLAAGLLDRLTLDARRVASLADAVSGIRGLDDPLGHVVRGRTLPNGLLLSQVRVPFGVVGAIYEARPNVTVDIAALALKSGNAVVLRGGSAALRTNAVLVDLMRGALERAGLPADAVQTVDAHGRAGAARLMRARGLVDVLVPRGSAELIRTVVEESTVPVIETGAGVVHVYLDASADARMAVDIAVDAKVSRPSVCNAMETLLVHRDAAPRILPSVLDALRDRGVTVHGDSAVRDLWPDAAPATDEDWAAEYLSLDVAVRVVDSVEDAVAHIARWSTHHTESIVTFDLAVAERFLAAVDSAVVMVNASTRFTDGSEFGFGAEVGISTQKLHARGPMGLEELTSTKWIVRGSGQIRG, from the coding sequence ATGCCCTCGAACGCCTCCGGTGCCCCCGACACCGTGCCCGCCGACCCGACGACCAGCCCGGCCGACGCGCTCGAGCGGATCCTCGAGGCGGCCCGGGCCGCGTCCACGGACCTCGCCGCCACCACCTCCGGCCGCCGTGACGCCGCGCTCGACGCCATCGCGACGGCCCTCGTGGCCGGCGCCGATCGCATCATCGCGGCCAACGCCGAGGATCTGGGGGCGGGCCGGTCGTCCGGACTCGCGGCCGGCCTCCTCGACCGGTTGACGCTCGACGCCCGCCGCGTGGCGTCCCTGGCCGACGCCGTCAGCGGGATCCGGGGCCTCGACGATCCGCTCGGCCACGTCGTCCGCGGCCGGACGCTCCCGAACGGCCTGCTGCTCTCGCAGGTGCGCGTGCCCTTCGGCGTCGTCGGCGCCATCTACGAGGCCCGCCCCAACGTCACGGTCGACATCGCGGCCCTCGCCCTGAAGAGCGGCAACGCCGTCGTGCTGCGCGGCGGATCCGCGGCGCTGCGCACCAACGCCGTCCTCGTCGACCTGATGCGCGGCGCCCTCGAGCGCGCGGGCCTCCCCGCGGATGCCGTGCAGACGGTCGACGCGCACGGCCGCGCGGGGGCAGCCCGGCTCATGCGGGCGCGCGGCCTCGTCGACGTGCTCGTGCCGCGGGGATCCGCCGAGCTCATCCGCACCGTCGTCGAGGAGTCGACCGTGCCCGTGATCGAGACGGGCGCCGGCGTCGTCCACGTCTACCTCGACGCGTCGGCCGACGCGCGCATGGCCGTCGACATCGCGGTCGACGCCAAGGTGAGCCGCCCGAGCGTGTGCAACGCCATGGAGACGCTGCTGGTCCATCGCGACGCCGCGCCGCGGATCCTCCCCTCCGTGCTCGACGCTCTCCGCGACCGCGGCGTGACCGTGCACGGCGACTCCGCGGTCCGCGACCTCTGGCCCGACGCCGCCCCCGCCACCGACGAGGACTGGGCGGCCGAGTACCTGTCCCTCGACGTGGCGGTGCGCGTCGTCGACTCCGTGGAGGACGCGGTCGCCCACATCGCCCGGTGGTCGACGCACCACACCGAGTCCATCGTCACGTTCGACCTCGCGGTCGCCGAGCGCTTCCTCGCCGCCGTGGACTCGGCCGTCGTCATGGTCAACGCGTCCACGCGCTTCACCGACGGATCCGAGTTCGGGTTCGGCGCCGAGGTCGGCATCTCCACGCAGAAGCTCCACGCGCGCGGTCCGATGGGCCTCGAGGAGCTCACCAGCACCAAGTGGATCGTGCGGGGGAGCGGCCAGATCCGCGGCTGA